The Thermoleophilia bacterium genome includes the window AGTTCCTTCACCTAGTCGTGACGTAATGCGAAGGCGGTCAGCGTTCTTCTTTATGTTCGGTAATCCCATTCCTGCACCAAAGCCAAGAGCGCGTGCCTCGGGGCTGGCCGTGGAGAATCCCTCTGTCATGGCCAACTCGAGGTCCGCAATGCCGGGGCCGCGATCGGAAACAATCACGTCTAGGCGGGAGTCAGACAAGGCGGCATCCATCCGTCCTCCGACCGAGTGAATCACCACGTTCATCTCGGCCTCGTATGCTGCAATCACAGCGCGTCTGATTGTCTCCGCGTCTGCTCCCACTCGTTTCAGGTGCTCCTTCAGCGAGCGGGAGGCAGCGCCTGCCTGACGAAAGTCATTGCTGGCAATCTCGTATGAGAGAAATTCCACCATGGGCTCTAGCTATCTTTAGCTTCTAGCCCCTTGCCGTTGCCGACGGAGGCTGACGCCGCAGTCCCGTTCTCAACTTGGGAGGTGGTGAGAAGCTGATAGATCAATCCACAGGTCTCAAAAACGCTAACTGGGGAAACCATAAGGAGGATCCCGTTTTCCCTTGCTAGCTCGACGACCTCGGGCTCTGGGTCAACTCCGTCGACAAAGCAGATGCCCGGCACTTCCATCAGGTCGGCTACACGGACCATTTGCACGTTGGCGAGATTTGTGATTAGGAGTGTGGAGGCCGAAGCCTCGTTGAGGAGATCACTCACGCGATCCCCTGCGTAGATCTTAGTAATCCGGGCGTCTAGACCTGCTCCGGGAGCAAGGATGCGGGCGCCGATCTTCGAGGCTAATTCGCCCAAACGAACGTCTCGCTGGGCAAGGAGATCGTCGATTGTGCGAATCATAGGACCGGACACGGCGCTCTGTCCGGCGTCGGTCTCGGTGTCAGCGTCCTGGGTTTCCTCTTCTTGCTCTTGGCGAGCGAAGAACGCTGCGGACTCAAGAGCAGATGTAATGTCCATATGATCGACGAAGACATCGTCTGGCACCCGAAGCGGGATAGCCGTGAAATCCACGATACTTCTAACTCCGGCTCGCACCAGTGCATCTGCTGTTTCTTGGGCTTTTTCAGGAGGAACCGCAAGAATGGCTACCTTGATCTTCTTCTCGCTTATTACGCGCTCGAGATCTTCGATACTGTAAACCGGGCAGCCTTCGATAGTTCGTCCGATAAGATCGGGGTCAACGTCAAATCCAGCGGCGATACGAAGAGCGGGGCGCCGACCAGCGAAATGGGCTAGAACCGACTGGCCCAGGCGCCCGAGACCCACTAGGGCTACGTCCTGGCGAGTACTACCATCGAGAAGCTCTTCGATGGCGGCAAGGCAGGTGTCAAGTTGGTAGCCGCGGCTTGGGCTGCCAGAGTAGCCAATGACCATGAAGTCGCGCCGCACCTGAGCCGCACTCACTCCCGCTAGATGCGCAAGCTGATGCGAGTAGATGCTGGTGACACCGGAGGCGCGCAGCCTGTCGAGTAGCCGCCGATAGAGGCTAAGCCTCTTCACAGTGCGTCGTGAAATCTCCGTTCTCTTCTCCCCGGGCATTGCCGATGCAAGGGTCTCCAAATCGTTACCGGTTTAACGCCGTTACGCGTTTCACAATATACAGCCGAACAAGCGCCCCGTCAACGGCGGAGTAGGCGGCTTGGAAAAAAATCTGCAAGCGTGCGTCTGCGGGCTGGCGCAACCTGCCTTGAGCCGTATTAGAATGTGAAATGCGTAACTACGTTGGCTGGCCCAGAGCTAGTCAGTCACGAGAGAGCAAGCAATGGTGACGATAGGAGGAACATCATGACCCACACGATCTTTGGGGTTCATATAACTGATAGGGTTAAGAACGTCCCGGCTGTGCAGGCCATCCTTACAAAATACGGCTGCAACATTCGGGT containing:
- a CDS encoding redox-sensing transcriptional repressor Rex produces the protein MPGEKRTEISRRTVKRLSLYRRLLDRLRASGVTSIYSHQLAHLAGVSAAQVRRDFMVIGYSGSPSRGYQLDTCLAAIEELLDGSTRQDVALVGLGRLGQSVLAHFAGRRPALRIAAGFDVDPDLIGRTIEGCPVYSIEDLERVISEKKIKVAILAVPPEKAQETADALVRAGVRSIVDFTAIPLRVPDDVFVDHMDITSALESAAFFARQEQEEETQDADTETDAGQSAVSGPMIRTIDDLLAQRDVRLGELASKIGARILAPGAGLDARITKIYAGDRVSDLLNEASASTLLITNLANVQMVRVADLMEVPGICFVDGVDPEPEVVELARENGILLMVSPVSVFETCGLIYQLLTTSQVENGTAASASVGNGKGLEAKDS